Proteins found in one Quercus robur chromosome 2, dhQueRobu3.1, whole genome shotgun sequence genomic segment:
- the LOC126715594 gene encoding ABC transporter I family member 1 — protein sequence MSLRKPPIPRLLLNNVSCMRNAQQILRHVNVSLHDGGALVLTGTNGSGKTTFLRMLAGFSKPSAGQILWNGHDITQSGVFHQYKLQLNWLSLKDAIKEKFTVLDNVQWFEVLEGKQGNSMPALELMGLGRLAKEKARLLSMGQRKRLQLARLLALDRPIWLLDEPSVALDDDGVKLLEYIISEHRKKGGIVIVATHLPIKMEDAMYLRLPPRFPRRITLVDMLDRADF from the coding sequence ATGTCTCTCAGAAAACCACCTATCCCACGTCTCCTCCTCAACAATGTCTCTTGCATGAGAAATGCCCAACAAATACTGCGACATGTAAATGTATCCCTTCACGATGGTGGAGCACTTGTGCTTACAGGCACCAATGGTTCAGGCAAGACCACTTTTCTCCGTATGTTAGCTGGATTTTCTAAACCTTCTGCTGGTCAGATCCTATGGAATGGTCATGACATTACACAATCAGGAGTGTTCCACCAATACAAGCTTCAGCTCAATTGGCTCTCCCTGAAAGATGCCATCAAAGAGAAGTTTACAGTCCTTGACAATGTTCAATGgtttgaagttcttgaaggtaAGCAAGGGAACTCTATGCCTGCATTGGAGCTGATGGGTCTTGGACGGTTGGCAAAGGAGAAGGCAAGATTGCTGTCAATGGGCCAGCGGAAAAGGCTGCAGCTTGCAAGGCTGCTGGCACTGGATCGGCCAATTTGGTTGCTCGATGAGCCTTCAGTTGCATTAGATGATGATGGGGTGAAGTTACTTGAGTATATCATTTCTGAGCATAGAAAGAAGGGTGGCATTGTTATTGTGGCAACACATCTGCCAATTAAGATGGAAGATGCCATGTATCTGCGGCTGCCACCAAGATTCCCGAGAAGGATTACATTGGTAGATATGCTTGATCGTGCAGACTTCTAA